AGAGGTTGGGTGAGTTCACTTGCGATCAGTAGCATCAGTTTGTTCCTTGTTGGATGTAATCAAGCCAATTCGGAAGAGACGAATGTGGTAATAAAACCGGTAAAACTTTTTGAGGTACCCGATTTCGCATCTAACAAAGCCGATTGGTTTATCGCCGAAATTGATGCCACAGAGCGTGCCGCTTTGTCGTTTCAAGTGTCTGGTGAAATTAGGCGAGTTTTAGTCAAAATGGGGCAACAAGTAGAGAAAGGTCAAATCCTGGCGGAACTCGATCCTACGGATTACCAACTTGCAGTCGATGCCAGAAGTGCAGAGTATGAATTAGCGAAAACAGCCTATGATCGCGCGAGTGCGCTTTATGAAAAGCAGTTGATCAGTACCGATACCTACGACCAACACGAGAGTCAATTTAAAGTATCAAAGGCGGCGTTAGAACAAGCAAAAACGGATTTGGCTTACACAAAGATTAAAGCACCTTTTGAAGGCGTTATTTCACTTTCTCATGTCAAAGAACACCAAGTGATTGCGGCTAGTCAACCGGTTGTTAATTTAATCAACAACGATGTGATGGACGTGGTATTTAGCCTTCCAGTGAGTTACGTCGATAGATATGGCTTAGCGCATATCTCAGACGCAAAACTCTCGGTAGCAATGGATATCAATAAAGCGTTCTCAATCCCCGCTAAGTTTAAAGAGATTTCGACCCGACCAGATAGTGAAATCAACAGTTACCGCGCTCGAGTAACGATTGAGCGACCTGAGTTTATGAACTTATTTTCCGGTATGACAGGTCATGTCCAGTTACCAAATAATCAATCTCATCAAGGAGTTACTTTGGTAGAGACCGCCTGGATATCTAAAGAGAATGGTCAAGGAGAGCTTTTCAAGTTTATTCCTGAGACACAATTGATTGAAAGTGTTCAAGTGTCGCTTAATGACCAAGGTGAGGTGATCAGTGGTATCGAGAGCGGTGATTTTATTGTTGAAACAGGCGTATCTCAGTTAACAGAAGGTCAGCAGGTTAAAGCGTGGGTTAAAGAGGCAGGGATCTAGCATGATATTACGCAAATATTCATCACTTTTTCTTACCGTAGCAGCCTTATCGGGATGTGGAATAGAAACCGAACACCGTCCAAAGCCAAGTTTGACCGTTGATGTGTTGACGTTAGATGCTCCTATTTCGGAACAACATCGAGTGTTTAACGGGGTGGTAGAGGCTGCGGATTTAACCCCACTTGCGTTTCGCATTGAAGGGGAGTTAACCCAGATTTTAGTTAAAGAAGGTGATGCGATTGCATCAGGACAGCCTATTGCACTGTTGAATAATCAAAAGTATCAACAAAATTTGAATAATGCTCAAGCTCGCTTCGATCTTGCCTCTAAGCAACTAGAGCGGGCAAAAGATCTCTATCGCCAAGCGATGATTTCTAAAGCGCAGTTTGATGAGTTGTCAGCGACATTCAAGTTGGCGAAAGCGCAACGTGATACCGCTAAAACAATGCTCTCTTATACGCGGCTTAATGCCCCGTTTGATGGTGTTATTTCCTCTGTAGAAAAACAAAGTCATGAGAGTGTGACTCCGGGAGAGGTGGTGGTGACTTTGTACCGACCGGATCAGTTGCACGTTAAGATCAATATTTCTGACACTATCCTCGCCTTAATGGACCCGACAGGGAAAAATAGAACCTACCAACCATATGTCGCATTTGCTGGCAGTCAAAAACGTCATCCGATGCAGTACTTAGAACATACCACCGAACTTCATCCTCAAAGTCGCTCTTATGAGTTTTGGCTATCAAGAGAGCAGCTTGCAACCCCCGTATTACCTGGGTCAAGTGCGATTGTTTATGTGGATATGACAGCTGCAGGTATGGGAACTCATCAAGGTTATCTCATTCCAATGACTGCCTTGGATGCTGGTCAGAAGCAAGGGCAGTTCTATATTTGGAAGCTGCAAGATGAGCGAGCATATCGATATCCGATTACCGTGGATGAAATTTTAGGTAATGGAGCGATTGTCTCTTTGGGTGTTGATCAAGGTGATGTGATTATTAGTTCGAATATTCGCAAGCTAAGAGAAGGTATGGAAATCAAAGGAGTTCAGCTGTGAATATTGCAGAGTATTCGATTAAAAATAAAGTGATCAGTTGGCTGTTCTTAGTCATCTTAACCGTTGGTGGCGTCACCTCTTTTCTGGATTTGGGGCGACTAGAAGATCCTGCATTCACGATTAAAGAAGCGATGATTATTTCGAGCTACCCCGGAGCGACCTCACAAGAGGTAGAGGAGGAGCTGACTTACCCACTCGAACAAGAAATCCGCAAATTACCCTATATCGATAAGATTGTGTCAACGTCGTCCAATGGATTGTCGCAAATCATGGTTACCATGGAAATGACCTACGGTCCTGACGAGTTACCACAGATTTGGGATGAGATGCGCCGTAAGATTAATGACTTGCAACCTAAGCTACCAAGCGGTGTCAATTCAATCCAAATCATGGATGATTTCGGTGACGTATACGGCATTATGCTGATGCTCACTGGTGACGGTTATGATTACGTTGAACTAAAACGTTATGCTGATTATTTACGTCGTGATCTTGAACTCGTCGATGGCGTTGGCAAAGTATCCATTGCTGGTGAGCAACAAGAACAGTTGTTTGTCGAGGTCTCTCTAGAGCAGATGGCTGCGTTTAACCTCGATATGTCAACAGTTGTCGGTTTGTTAAGTCGACAAAATAGTATCCAATCATCGGGTGAGGTAATGGTTAATGGCGAGAACTTAGTTATTCGCCCGAGTGGGACCATGACCAGTGAACAACAACTGGAAGACCTAATTATCCATGGTCGTGATACTGGTAATTTAATCCGCTTAAAAGATGTGGCAACGGTCTCTCGTGGCATACAAGAAAAGCCTGGCAACATTATTACTTACAATGGCGAACCGGCGATTAATTTAGCGATTTCTTTTGCGTCGAGCGTCAACGTGGTCGAAGTGGGTAAGGCCTTAGAGGCGAAAATAGACGAGCTAGAGTCAATCAAACCCGCAGGTATTAATCTGCACTATTTCTATAATCAGTCGGCTGAAGTTGATAAGTCAGTGTTTGATTTTGTGATTAGCTTGGTTGAAGCCGTTGCAATAGTCATTGTTGTCTTGCTATTTACGATGGGAGTTCGTAGTGGGCTGATTATCGGTATCGTATTGCTGTTAACAGTATTTGGTACCTTCATTTTGATGAACCAGTTTGCGATAGAGCTACATCGAATATCTCTAGGTGCTTTGATTATCGCCTTGGGTATGCTGGTGGACAACGCGATTGTTGTGGTTGAAGGCATTTTGGTCGGGATGAAAAAAGGTCAAACCAAATTGCAAGCTTCAAAGGATATCGTAAAACAAACGCAATGGCCGTTACTCGGCGCGACAATCATTGCTATCACTGCTTTTGCTCCAATTGGCTTGTCAGAAGACGCGACGGGCGAGTTTATGGGGTCGCTATTTTGGGTTCTTTGCTTCTCGTTATTTTTAAGTTGGATTACCGCGATAACCTTGACGCCTTTTCTTGCTGACTTGTTATTTAAAGATGAAAAACTTGATGATGGTGAGGAAGTTGCGGATCCATATAAAGGCGTATTATTCACGGTCTTTGGTGGAGTACTTACGTTTGCGCTGAGATTTAGATGGTTAACCATTGCCACTATGGTTGCGTTACTTGTTGCGGCAGTGGCTGGGTTTGGTATGGTGAAACAATCCTTCTTCCCGCCTTCAAATACGCCAATGTTTTATGTCGATCTCTGGATGCCTGAAGGTACGGATATCCGCCAAACGGTAAAACAAGTGAAACAAGTTGAACGCTTCATTCGTTCGAAAGACAATGTTGAGTTTGTGACATCTTCTACTGGTCAAGGTTTACAACGTTTTGCTCTAACTTATCAACCAGAAAAAAGCTACGAAGCGTACGCGCAATTACAGATTCGGACGGTTGATCGTGAGTCAATGTTTGACGTGTTATATCAACTTGATCAAGAGCTTCCAAGTCAGTTCAATCAGGCGACATTTCAGATCAAGTTAATGGAGTTTGGACCTTCACCAGCATCGAAAATTGAGGCGCGAATCACGGGCTCAGATCCTCAAATATTGCGAGAGATCGCCACACAAGTTGAGGACATACTGTTAACTGACCCTGGTGCACGTAACGTCCGTCATGATTGGCGTGAAAGAACCAAAGAAATTGTGCCGGTGTTTAATGAATCCAAGGCGCGCAGATTAGGTATTTCTAAACAGGATCTGTCTGAAACATTGCAGATGGCATTTGGGGGGACACCCATTGGTCTGCTTCGTGATGGTACGCATATGTTACCGATAGTCGCCCGTCTTCCGGAACAAGAGCGCGTGGATTATGAATCACTTGCTAACGCTAAATTATGGAGCCCGACATTACAAATATACGTGCCATTAGAGCAAGTTATTGATGGTGTTGAATTGGCATGGCAAGAGCCTTTAATTCAACGCAGAGACAGAAAGCGCACGCTAACAGTACTGGCGGACCATGACGTGTTAGGTGATGAAACGGCAGATGCACTATTCAAACGTGTGAAACCGCAGGTAGAACAGCTCGAATTACCTGAAGGTTACCGTATCTCTTGGGGAGGAGAATATGAATCCTCTAAAGAGGCACAAGAGGCGCTCTTTGGCTCTTTGCCTATGGGTTATTTACTGATGTTCATTATTACCATGCTCTTATTTAACTCATTCCGTAAGCCTTTCGTGATATGGATGACTGTGCCACTTTCTATCATTGGTGTAGCAATTGGTTTGCTGGCAACCAACATGCCGTTTAGCTTTACAGCATTCTTGGGGCTATTGAGCTTGAGTGGAATGATTTTGAAAAATGGCATTGTTCTGCTCGACCAAATTAACATTGAGTTGAGCTCAGGAAAACCTAAATACCAAGCGGTTTATGACAGTGCTATATCAAGGGTAAGACCTGTGAGTATGGCAGCGATTACCACCATCCTGGGTATGTTACCTTTGGTATTTGATGCATTTTTTGGCTCAATGGCGATTACCATCATGGCGGGTCTCGGTTTTGCAACGATACTGACACTGATCGTCGTCCCCGTTTTGTTCGCTATCGTCTATCGAATAGACCCTGTCACTGCATAAAAGGGATATTCGACTTTGCCAAACCCAGCCTACCTGCTGGGTTTTTTTATCTATTATTTTTCTTTTCCCATATTTTCTCAGCACAGCAATGTCAAAACGAACAAATAGTGAAATCAGCAAATAAACCAGGTATTTATCTAATGCTATAAATATGATGAATTTGTCATTAAGCGCTGTTATTTACGCTGCACCAAAACTGATAGCAATATCAGTAGTTGCATTGTATTGGTGCAATAGCAGTGAATTAATCTATGTATTGATGAAATAAAATAGTTTCAGATTAATCTTATTTAAAACAATCACTTACAATTCTGGTCTTAGCAGTGATTGGCTTGGTTGTTCTTTGAAATCAATAAGTTGCATAAATTTAACCTTTGAGTAACATTTCATGTTAATGAGACTTGGCGCAAATTTGCACACATTGATTGTAATTAATATTTGAAGTGTAACAATTGCCTATTAGTTTTAAATATAAAGAAGTTGATAAAAATATATCGACATAAAAAGTTTTTAAAGATTACGTGTAAGTATATTTCACAGACCTAATATGGTTTTGGAAAATATATGCGTTTTTTTAACTTGCTGTACGACATGGAGTCATAAATGGAAAAAATCGCTTTGATCACTGGATCAAAAGGCGGGATTGGTTCTGCAATTACCTCTCAATTAGTGGAAGATGGTTACAGAGTTATCGCCACTCATTCACCGGGCAAACGAGAATGCGCGCAAAAATGGTTTGAGGAGAATAATTACTCAACGGATAAGGTACGTCTATTTGAGCTTGATGTTACTGATACCGAGCAATGTGCGGAGCGTTTAACGCAACTTCTAGTCGAAGAAGGTACGGTAGATGTAGTTATCAATAACGCAGGTATCACCAAAGACGGAGTATTCAAGAAGATGACCGCGCAAGCATGGAAAGATGTCATCGATACCAATTTGAATAGTGTGTTCAATGTAACCCAACCGCTCTTCGCTGCAATGTGCGAAAAAGGTGGTGGTCGAGTCATCAATATCTCTTCGGTAAATGGAATTAAAGGTCAGTTTGGTCAAACAAATTACAGTGCAGCGAAGGCGGGTATGATTGGCTTTACGAAAGCACTTGCGGCAGAAGGTGCGCGCAGTGGTGTGACCGTTAACGCTGTTGCACCAGGCTACACCATGACACCAATGGTGGAGCTAATGAAGCCAG
The genomic region above belongs to Vibrio ponticus and contains:
- a CDS encoding efflux RND transporter periplasmic adaptor subunit, which produces MILRKYSSLFLTVAALSGCGIETEHRPKPSLTVDVLTLDAPISEQHRVFNGVVEAADLTPLAFRIEGELTQILVKEGDAIASGQPIALLNNQKYQQNLNNAQARFDLASKQLERAKDLYRQAMISKAQFDELSATFKLAKAQRDTAKTMLSYTRLNAPFDGVISSVEKQSHESVTPGEVVVTLYRPDQLHVKINISDTILALMDPTGKNRTYQPYVAFAGSQKRHPMQYLEHTTELHPQSRSYEFWLSREQLATPVLPGSSAIVYVDMTAAGMGTHQGYLIPMTALDAGQKQGQFYIWKLQDERAYRYPITVDEILGNGAIVSLGVDQGDVIISSNIRKLREGMEIKGVQL
- a CDS encoding efflux RND transporter periplasmic adaptor subunit, with the translated sequence MNNRKLYNRGWVSSLAISSISLFLVGCNQANSEETNVVIKPVKLFEVPDFASNKADWFIAEIDATERAALSFQVSGEIRRVLVKMGQQVEKGQILAELDPTDYQLAVDARSAEYELAKTAYDRASALYEKQLISTDTYDQHESQFKVSKAALEQAKTDLAYTKIKAPFEGVISLSHVKEHQVIAASQPVVNLINNDVMDVVFSLPVSYVDRYGLAHISDAKLSVAMDINKAFSIPAKFKEISTRPDSEINSYRARVTIERPEFMNLFSGMTGHVQLPNNQSHQGVTLVETAWISKENGQGELFKFIPETQLIESVQVSLNDQGEVISGIESGDFIVETGVSQLTEGQQVKAWVKEAGI
- a CDS encoding SDR family oxidoreductase — protein: MEKIALITGSKGGIGSAITSQLVEDGYRVIATHSPGKRECAQKWFEENNYSTDKVRLFELDVTDTEQCAERLTQLLVEEGTVDVVINNAGITKDGVFKKMTAQAWKDVIDTNLNSVFNVTQPLFAAMCEKGGGRVINISSVNGIKGQFGQTNYSAAKAGMIGFTKALAAEGARSGVTVNAVAPGYTMTPMVELMKPETLDFIKGQIPMGRLAESVEIAKSVSFLVSDAGAYITGETLSVNGGLHMQ
- a CDS encoding efflux RND transporter permease subunit yields the protein MNIAEYSIKNKVISWLFLVILTVGGVTSFLDLGRLEDPAFTIKEAMIISSYPGATSQEVEEELTYPLEQEIRKLPYIDKIVSTSSNGLSQIMVTMEMTYGPDELPQIWDEMRRKINDLQPKLPSGVNSIQIMDDFGDVYGIMLMLTGDGYDYVELKRYADYLRRDLELVDGVGKVSIAGEQQEQLFVEVSLEQMAAFNLDMSTVVGLLSRQNSIQSSGEVMVNGENLVIRPSGTMTSEQQLEDLIIHGRDTGNLIRLKDVATVSRGIQEKPGNIITYNGEPAINLAISFASSVNVVEVGKALEAKIDELESIKPAGINLHYFYNQSAEVDKSVFDFVISLVEAVAIVIVVLLFTMGVRSGLIIGIVLLLTVFGTFILMNQFAIELHRISLGALIIALGMLVDNAIVVVEGILVGMKKGQTKLQASKDIVKQTQWPLLGATIIAITAFAPIGLSEDATGEFMGSLFWVLCFSLFLSWITAITLTPFLADLLFKDEKLDDGEEVADPYKGVLFTVFGGVLTFALRFRWLTIATMVALLVAAVAGFGMVKQSFFPPSNTPMFYVDLWMPEGTDIRQTVKQVKQVERFIRSKDNVEFVTSSTGQGLQRFALTYQPEKSYEAYAQLQIRTVDRESMFDVLYQLDQELPSQFNQATFQIKLMEFGPSPASKIEARITGSDPQILREIATQVEDILLTDPGARNVRHDWRERTKEIVPVFNESKARRLGISKQDLSETLQMAFGGTPIGLLRDGTHMLPIVARLPEQERVDYESLANAKLWSPTLQIYVPLEQVIDGVELAWQEPLIQRRDRKRTLTVLADHDVLGDETADALFKRVKPQVEQLELPEGYRISWGGEYESSKEAQEALFGSLPMGYLLMFIITMLLFNSFRKPFVIWMTVPLSIIGVAIGLLATNMPFSFTAFLGLLSLSGMILKNGIVLLDQINIELSSGKPKYQAVYDSAISRVRPVSMAAITTILGMLPLVFDAFFGSMAITIMAGLGFATILTLIVVPVLFAIVYRIDPVTA